In Arthrobacter citreus, a single genomic region encodes these proteins:
- the accA gene encoding acetyl-CoA carboxylase carboxyl transferase subunit alpha, with product MVVMLEFEKPIHELKTKIDELKVYTSQHDVDFSEEIKRLEERLKTLENEIYGNMGVWDRVQVARHPERPTTLDYIDRLFNDFFECHGDRLFGDDAAIVSGIASYRGLPVTVIGHQRGKDTKENIKRNFGMPHPEGYRKALRLMKQAEKFNRPIIAFIDTKGAYPGKAAEERGQSEAIARNIFEMAGLKVPTICIVIGEGGSGGALALGIGNKLLMLENSTYSVISPEGAAALLWKDASQARRAAETMKITAPDLLELGVVDQIIPEVKGGAQNDVEQQAKYIDKYLYETLKSLLTMDKEELVQQRYEKHAKLGQISF from the coding sequence ATAGTGGTTATGTTAGAATTCGAAAAACCGATTCATGAACTTAAGACGAAAATAGACGAATTAAAAGTTTATACAAGTCAACATGATGTTGATTTTTCTGAGGAAATCAAACGTTTAGAAGAACGTTTAAAAACTTTAGAAAACGAAATTTATGGTAACATGGGAGTTTGGGATCGTGTACAAGTTGCTAGACATCCAGAACGACCAACTACATTAGATTATATAGATAGACTATTTAATGATTTCTTCGAATGCCATGGTGATCGATTATTTGGTGATGACGCAGCAATCGTATCTGGTATTGCGTCATATCGCGGATTACCAGTTACTGTTATTGGACATCAACGTGGTAAAGATACAAAAGAGAATATTAAACGTAATTTTGGTATGCCCCATCCTGAAGGATACCGAAAAGCACTTCGTTTAATGAAGCAAGCAGAGAAATTTAATAGACCGATTATTGCATTTATTGATACAAAAGGTGCTTATCCAGGTAAAGCAGCCGAAGAGCGAGGACAAAGCGAAGCAATTGCTCGAAATATTTTTGAAATGGCAGGTTTAAAAGTACCTACTATTTGTATTGTAATTGGTGAAGGCGGTAGTGGAGGTGCTCTAGCACTAGGTATCGGTAATAAGTTACTGATGTTAGAAAACTCGACTTACTCTGTTATTTCACCTGAAGGTGCAGCAGCACTTCTATGGAAGGATGCTTCACAAGCACGTAGAGCTGCAGAAACGATGAAAATTACAGCTCCAGACTTATTAGAATTAGGGGTAGTGGACCAAATTATTCCTGAAGTAAAAGGCGGAGCGCAAAATGATGTTGAACAACAGGCAAAATATATCGATAAGTATTTATATGAGACATTAAAGTCTTTACTAACTATGGATAAAGAAGAATTAGTTCAACAACGATATGAAAAACACGCAAAGTTAGGACAAATTTCTTTTTAA
- the pfkA gene encoding 6-phosphofructokinase, translating into MKRIGVLTSGGDSPGMNAAVRAVVRKAIFHGLEVYGVYQGYSGLINGNIEKLELGSVGDIIHRGGTKLLSARCPEFKTVEGQMKGIEQLKKFGIEGLVVIGGDGSYQGAKKLTEHGYPCVGVPGTIDNDIPGTDFTIGFDTALNTVIDAIDKIRDTATSHERTYVIEVMGRNAGDIALWAGLADGAETILIPECDYDMDDIISKLNRGSERGKKHSIIVVAEGVGSAIEIGKVIQERTNFDTRVTVLGHVQRGGSPSAADRVLASRLGAKAVELLMEGKGGRCVGIQNNKLVDHDIIEALSKKHELDQDMYQLSQELSI; encoded by the coding sequence ATGAAAAGAATTGGCGTATTAACTAGTGGAGGAGACTCTCCAGGAATGAACGCTGCAGTTCGTGCAGTTGTAAGGAAAGCGATTTTCCATGGCTTAGAAGTGTATGGTGTATATCAAGGTTATTCTGGTCTTATTAATGGAAATATTGAAAAGCTTGAATTAGGTTCTGTAGGTGATATTATTCACCGTGGTGGGACTAAATTACTTAGTGCACGTTGTCCAGAGTTTAAAACAGTAGAGGGACAAATGAAAGGAATCGAACAGCTGAAAAAGTTTGGAATTGAAGGTTTAGTTGTTATTGGTGGAGATGGTTCATATCAAGGTGCAAAAAAACTGACTGAACATGGTTATCCTTGTGTTGGTGTTCCAGGTACGATTGATAATGATATTCCAGGCACTGATTTTACAATTGGTTTCGATACAGCTTTAAATACTGTTATTGATGCGATTGATAAAATTCGTGATACAGCAACATCACATGAACGTACATATGTAATTGAAGTAATGGGACGTAATGCAGGGGATATTGCTTTATGGGCAGGTTTAGCTGATGGAGCAGAAACGATTTTAATACCTGAATGTGATTATGATATGGATGATATTATCAGTAAATTAAACCGCGGTAGTGAGCGTGGTAAAAAACATAGTATCATTGTAGTTGCAGAAGGTGTTGGAAGTGCAATTGAGATTGGTAAAGTAATACAAGAGCGAACTAACTTTGATACGCGTGTAACAGTTTTAGGACATGTTCAACGTGGTGGTTCACCAAGCGCTGCGGATCGAGTTCTAGCAAGTCGTTTAGGAGCAAAAGCCGTAGAACTTCTTATGGAAGGCAAAGGTGGACGTTGTGTCGGTATCCAAAATAATAAGTTAGTTGATCATGATATTATCGAGGCATTATCTAAAAAGCATGAGCTTGATCAAGATATGTATCAATTATCTCAAGAGCTTTCAATTTAA
- the pyk gene encoding pyruvate kinase, translating to MRKTKIVCTIGPASESVEKLVELINAGMNVARLNFSHGSHEEHAARITSIREASEKTGRTVAILLDTKGPEIRTLDFESGQAELKTGNEVIITTDPVVGTAEKFAVSYEGLIDDVRIGSRILIDDGLIGLEVIGIEGKDIRTKILNSGLVKNKKGVNVPNVRVNLPGITEKDISDIEFGIEQKVDFIAASFVRKASDVLEIRELLGKHNADYIQIIPKIENQEGIDNIDEILDVSDGLMVARGDMGVEIPPEEVPIVQKLLIKKCNNLGKPVITATQMLDSMQRNPRPTRAEASDVANAILDGTDAIMLSGETAAGTYPVESVSMMNSIALRIEKSLQYEELFKKRQRENKGTITDAIGQSVAATALNLKVAAIIAPTESGHTAKMISKYRPKAPILAITSDIRICRRLTLVWGVQTEYRERANSTDEMLQHAMEAAQDAKFVSNGDTVIITAGLPVGETGMTNMMKIHVVGAVIAQGQGIGRKTAAGKVVIAKSGEEAVSKVTPGSILVTNSTDKDMMPAIERAAAIITEEGGLTSHAAVVGVSLGIPVIVGVDNATNILVNGQAVTVDASRGIVSTGHKSIF from the coding sequence ATGCGTAAAACAAAAATAGTTTGTACGATTGGTCCTGCTAGTGAATCGGTAGAAAAGTTAGTAGAGTTAATTAATGCCGGGATGAACGTAGCACGTTTAAATTTCTCACATGGTTCTCATGAAGAGCATGCAGCAAGAATTACAAGTATTCGCGAAGCTTCAGAGAAAACTGGGAGAACTGTAGCAATTCTTTTAGATACAAAAGGTCCTGAAATTCGTACTTTAGATTTTGAGAGTGGCCAAGCTGAATTAAAAACTGGAAATGAAGTAATCATTACGACTGACCCAGTAGTAGGTACAGCAGAAAAATTTGCAGTATCTTATGAAGGATTAATTGACGACGTACGTATTGGATCAAGAATTTTAATCGATGATGGCTTAATAGGATTAGAAGTAATCGGTATTGAAGGAAAAGATATTCGTACTAAAATTTTAAATAGCGGTTTAGTAAAAAATAAAAAAGGTGTAAACGTACCAAATGTACGTGTTAACCTACCAGGTATTACGGAAAAAGATATTAGTGATATTGAATTCGGTATTGAGCAAAAGGTTGATTTTATTGCAGCATCATTTGTACGTAAAGCTTCTGATGTACTTGAAATTCGTGAGCTTTTAGGAAAACATAATGCTGATTATATTCAAATTATCCCAAAAATCGAAAACCAAGAAGGTATTGATAATATCGATGAAATTCTTGATGTATCTGATGGTTTAATGGTTGCACGTGGTGATATGGGCGTAGAGATTCCACCAGAAGAAGTACCGATCGTTCAAAAGCTATTAATTAAAAAATGTAATAATTTAGGCAAACCAGTTATTACTGCTACTCAAATGTTAGATTCAATGCAACGTAATCCACGTCCTACACGAGCGGAAGCAAGTGACGTAGCGAATGCAATTCTTGATGGAACGGATGCAATTATGTTATCAGGTGAAACTGCTGCAGGTACGTACCCAGTTGAGTCTGTTTCAATGATGAACTCTATTGCACTTCGAATTGAAAAAAGCTTACAATACGAAGAATTATTTAAAAAGCGCCAAAGAGAAAATAAAGGAACAATCACAGATGCAATTGGCCAATCTGTTGCTGCAACGGCATTAAACTTAAAAGTTGCTGCAATTATTGCTCCAACAGAGAGTGGACATACTGCGAAAATGATTTCGAAATATCGTCCAAAGGCTCCAATCTTAGCAATTACTTCTGATATTCGTATTTGCCGTCGCTTAACTTTAGTTTGGGGTGTTCAAACTGAATATAGAGAAAGAGCAAATTCTACTGACGAAATGTTACAACATGCAATGGAAGCAGCTCAAGACGCTAAATTCGTTTCAAACGGTGACACTGTCATCATTACTGCTGGATTACCAGTTGGTGAAACAGGAATGACAAATATGATGAAAATACATGTAGTGGGAGCTGTAATAGCTCAAGGTCAAGGAATTGGTCGTAAAACTGCTGCAGGAAAAGTTGTTATCGCAAAATCAGGTGAAGAAGCTGTTTCTAAAGTTACACCAGGAAGTATCCTTGTAACAAATAGCACAGATAAAGACATGATGCCAGCAATTGAAAGAGCGGCAGCGATCATTACTGAAGAAGGCGGATTAACTAGTCATGCTGCAGTAGTTGGTGTAAGCTTAGGAATTCCAGTAATTGTTGGAGTTGATAATGCAACAAACATCTTAGTAAACGGTCAAGCTGTTACAGTAGATGCTTCAAGAGGAATTGTTAGTACAGGACATAAGAGCATATTTTAA
- a CDS encoding FxsA family protein, which produces MKKLVGWLLLIPIIDLFFLTILGRFIGSLTVFLWLIGTFLIGIYIMRSVWVTVKQQAGEQLRAGKMPDLLMIEGLSFFLIGLLFFIPGPITDLLAIILLIKPIRIIFVQRLLYFVMKKFKGNVVWTGFIKK; this is translated from the coding sequence ATGAAGAAATTGGTTGGATGGCTATTGTTAATCCCAATAATAGATTTATTCTTTTTAACAATACTTGGGAGATTTATTGGTTCCTTAACAGTATTCCTATGGTTGATCGGTACATTTTTAATTGGTATTTATATCATGCGAAGCGTTTGGGTTACAGTGAAACAACAAGCCGGGGAACAGCTTCGGGCAGGCAAAATGCCAGATTTACTCATGATAGAAGGATTATCCTTTTTTCTAATCGGTCTCCTATTTTTTATTCCGGGACCAATCACAGATTTATTGGCAATAATATTGTTAATTAAACCAATTAGAATTATATTTGTTCAACGACTTCTTTATTTTGTAATGAAGAAGTTTAAAGGTAATGTTGTTTGGACTGGATTTATAAAAAAATAG
- a CDS encoding DNRLRE domain-containing protein, translating to MFKKIISACIVSSILFSLLPSKIEADSSDFSGDEFSQVFLNTDLSKTIEMHPYSLYEQDPITLKWVMKQSTADTSQGTISYVSEAEPTKNTSLSNEVKVGRDENGQYETFIKFGDGLPSLNGALFISATLSLKVMNSEVCTSCGLYSNKEFSIHKIQKDWSANDVTWENKPTIENDSITNTTLPMQVGGSTYNWDVSKLVLDWYEHPDANYGLALKTALAADGSSVHTFVKATDNRALMPVLKIRYSPKPRFGNIANRGTLGANSKKVRVDLNWYQVTGAKGYRLYLFNGKDFEMIYDGPSTNWKSIDRKVWPTAEQIVSGDFSLHTDGSGTDLSDTPGYLYEKQGDKEHQENTYYFKVTAYNEYGESRPTEILPVIMPDATAPTIPDGISATDELFSNFSLSWNPSTDRRSLKYNVKLTTETGSTVYVGSTQTNSIVIPESYLSPRATYKVSVKAVEDLGDNYSSYSNPVTVTARKKFDAQLIRLSSPPQVQEAGSSPYVQYVFKNIGTEPWSQSAGFLLKTDTYVNELDDKDLINTGDTKTFDFRLPADLPIGTSIMKWRMFNVNDGYFGDYASTPINIEDRTSPQITLISPVDNQLISGTVLLKGSINDFQLKTYSVSFGVGESPSKWITIKSGIGSNVDFGEWDTTKLLNGAYKLKVDAEDETGNNTSFERIVNVKNLVPTPVPHEITDQSTTVTGSAKPGTNVVLYKNGTILGNGIVSEKGIFSITIPKQTAGTEIKIMSMDGSEASKQVIIKVKDVTPPKPPSVNKVYNNVSYLAGKTEKYALVSVTIGSKIYNSKADINGNYKITIPVQNIGGKINVTAKDLSGNLSAKTTVIVLRAAPNIPIVNAVRYTSTTVTGKAEKYALVIVKIGTHSYSAKSNSNGDFKVSIPKQKKGTKLTITAKDTKAKSSAPRSITVY from the coding sequence ATGTTTAAAAAAATAATTTCAGCATGTATAGTATCTAGTATTCTTTTTTCGCTACTACCGTCAAAAATTGAGGCGGACTCATCTGATTTCTCAGGTGATGAATTTTCTCAAGTTTTCTTGAACACGGATCTTTCTAAGACGATTGAAATGCATCCGTATTCGCTATACGAACAAGATCCTATCACTTTAAAATGGGTAATGAAGCAGTCAACTGCTGACACTAGTCAAGGTACTATTTCATATGTATCAGAAGCAGAGCCAACAAAAAATACTTCTCTCTCGAATGAAGTAAAAGTAGGTAGAGATGAAAACGGTCAATATGAAACTTTTATTAAATTCGGTGATGGTCTTCCATCTTTAAATGGTGCATTATTTATCAGTGCAACACTAAGCCTAAAAGTAATGAATAGTGAAGTTTGTACTAGCTGTGGGTTATATTCAAATAAAGAATTTTCGATCCATAAAATTCAAAAAGATTGGTCAGCAAATGATGTAACATGGGAAAATAAACCTACTATAGAAAATGATTCAATTACAAATACAACTTTACCAATGCAAGTTGGCGGAAGCACTTATAATTGGGATGTTTCGAAACTTGTGCTTGATTGGTATGAACATCCGGATGCGAATTACGGTTTAGCTCTGAAAACAGCGTTAGCTGCAGATGGATCAAGTGTTCATACTTTTGTAAAAGCAACTGATAATAGAGCACTAATGCCTGTATTAAAAATTCGTTATTCACCAAAACCAAGATTCGGAAATATAGCTAATAGAGGTACATTAGGGGCTAACTCAAAAAAAGTAAGAGTAGATTTAAATTGGTACCAAGTCACAGGAGCAAAGGGGTATAGGCTCTATCTTTTTAATGGAAAAGATTTTGAAATGATTTATGATGGACCTTCAACTAATTGGAAATCAATTGATCGAAAGGTCTGGCCAACAGCCGAACAAATAGTCAGTGGAGATTTTAGTTTACATACAGACGGTTCAGGAACTGACTTATCTGATACCCCGGGTTATTTGTATGAAAAGCAAGGTGATAAAGAGCACCAAGAAAATACATATTACTTTAAAGTTACGGCTTATAATGAATATGGAGAATCTCGGCCAACTGAAATTTTACCTGTTATAATGCCTGATGCGACGGCACCAACTATCCCTGATGGAATAAGCGCAACTGATGAACTATTTTCAAATTTTTCATTATCATGGAATCCGTCAACTGATCGAAGGTCCCTAAAATATAATGTGAAACTAACAACGGAAACAGGTAGTACAGTTTATGTGGGTAGCACTCAAACGAACAGTATTGTCATCCCAGAAAGTTATTTATCACCAAGGGCTACGTATAAAGTGTCAGTCAAGGCTGTAGAGGATCTTGGAGATAACTATTCTTCATATTCCAATCCAGTTACAGTGACAGCCCGAAAGAAGTTTGACGCTCAACTAATCAGATTATCTTCCCCTCCTCAAGTTCAGGAGGCGGGAAGTAGCCCTTATGTCCAGTATGTATTCAAAAATATTGGAACAGAGCCATGGAGTCAATCAGCAGGATTCCTTTTAAAAACGGATACATATGTGAATGAATTAGACGATAAGGATCTCATCAACACTGGAGATACGAAAACTTTTGATTTTCGCCTCCCAGCTGATCTGCCGATTGGAACTTCTATTATGAAATGGCGAATGTTCAATGTAAATGATGGGTACTTTGGAGATTATGCTTCAACTCCCATCAATATTGAAGATCGAACGTCACCTCAAATCACACTTATTTCGCCGGTTGACAATCAACTGATAAGTGGAACGGTACTTCTAAAGGGGTCAATCAATGACTTTCAACTAAAAACATATAGTGTTTCTTTTGGTGTTGGTGAATCACCTTCTAAATGGATCACAATTAAAAGCGGCATAGGTTCGAACGTTGATTTTGGAGAATGGGATACAACTAAACTTTTAAACGGTGCGTACAAACTAAAAGTTGATGCAGAGGATGAAACAGGTAATAACACGTCTTTTGAGCGAATAGTAAATGTGAAAAATCTAGTACCAACTCCTGTTCCTCATGAAATAACTGATCAGTCTACGACGGTCACAGGAAGTGCGAAACCAGGAACGAATGTTGTACTTTATAAAAATGGCACAATACTAGGAAATGGAATCGTTTCAGAGAAAGGAATTTTTTCAATCACGATACCAAAACAGACTGCCGGAACAGAAATAAAAATTATGTCCATGGATGGTAGCGAAGCAAGTAAACAAGTGATAATTAAAGTAAAGGATGTAACGCCACCTAAGCCACCTAGCGTTAATAAAGTCTACAACAACGTTTCATATCTTGCAGGTAAAACAGAAAAGTATGCGTTAGTGTCTGTAACAATTGGATCGAAAATATATAATTCAAAAGCAGATATCAACGGAAACTATAAAATTACTATTCCTGTTCAAAATATTGGAGGGAAAATAAATGTTACTGCAAAGGATTTGAGTGGGAATCTTAGTGCGAAAACTACGGTTATTGTATTAAGGGCAGCGCCGAATATTCCGATTGTTAATGCTGTTCGTTATACATCCACAACTGTTACAGGAAAAGCTGAAAAGTATGCGCTTGTTATTGTAAAGATTGGAACACATTCATATAGTGCAAAATCAAACAGTAATGGAGACTTTAAGGTTAGCATTCCGAAGCAAAAAAAGGGAACGAAACTGACGATTACAGCAAAGGACACGAAAGCTAAAAGTAGTGCACCAAGATCAATTACAGTCTATTAA
- the ytvI gene encoding sporulation integral membrane protein YtvI, translated as MSRTLVFQIIRFLFVIACIILGLYVALFISKLTYPFIIAIIVAYILNPLVNLLNEKARIPRGIAAFLSIILLLAVVAGLFTLLITEIISGSTYLIQVVPDSFERLIYFAENIVSDKVIPLYDLIMSKYSQLGAGQQQTIRTNIQSIGDSAINLGKEGLNGIISGIKLVIALLPNTATVIFVSFLATFFISKDWYKIKNLFAKYTPNRIQHYSKTIFIDLRKALFGFIKAHITLISMTTVLVLIGLLILRIPFAITIAILIGFIDLLPYLGTGLIFVPWILYTFLSSDYKLTIGLAILYGVVIVQRQLAEPKVLSSNIGLDPLPTLISLYVGFKFFGFLGLIAGPVTLVVLSTLYRAKVFHELWKYVKGSQ; from the coding sequence TTGAGTAGAACTTTAGTTTTTCAAATCATTCGTTTTTTATTTGTGATCGCATGTATTATTTTAGGCCTTTACGTTGCTTTATTCATATCTAAACTTACATATCCTTTTATTATCGCAATCATCGTCGCATACATTTTAAATCCACTAGTTAATTTATTAAACGAAAAAGCACGTATTCCAAGAGGAATAGCTGCATTTTTATCAATTATTTTACTTTTAGCAGTAGTTGCAGGATTGTTTACACTATTAATTACTGAAATTATTTCAGGGTCAACGTATTTAATTCAAGTTGTTCCAGATAGCTTCGAACGATTAATTTATTTTGCTGAAAATATTGTCTCAGATAAAGTTATTCCTTTATACGACTTAATTATGAGCAAATATAGCCAACTCGGTGCTGGACAGCAACAGACAATTCGAACTAATATTCAATCGATTGGTGATTCTGCAATTAATCTAGGAAAAGAAGGATTAAATGGGATTATTTCCGGGATCAAATTAGTAATCGCTCTACTTCCAAACACAGCTACAGTAATTTTCGTTTCTTTCTTAGCTACATTCTTTATTAGTAAAGATTGGTACAAAATTAAAAATTTATTCGCAAAATATACTCCAAATCGCATCCAACACTACAGCAAAACAATCTTTATTGACCTACGAAAAGCTTTGTTTGGTTTCATCAAAGCACATATCACTCTTATATCTATGACAACAGTGCTAGTCTTAATCGGTTTATTAATCCTTAGAATCCCTTTCGCAATCACTATAGCTATTTTAATTGGCTTCATTGACTTACTACCATACTTAGGAACAGGCTTAATTTTTGTACCATGGATTTTATATACTTTCCTTTCTAGCGACTATAAATTAACGATTGGTCTCGCGATTTTATATGGTGTTGTAATCGTACAACGTCAACTTGCCGAGCCAAAAGTTCTATCTTCAAATATAGGCCTAGATCCACTTCCTACTTTAATCTCGTTATACGTTGGTTTTAAATTTTTTGGTTTTCTAGGTTTAATTGCCGGACCTGTTACACTAGTAGTACTATCAACGTTATATCGTGCAAAAGTCTTCCATGAGCTTTGGAAATATGTAAAAGGTTCACAATAA
- a CDS encoding DUF441 domain-containing protein — MSESTIFLLVLLLIGVIAKNNSLIISIIVLLVLKYTPLGARVFPYMQSKGINLGVTIITIAVLVPIATGEIGFKQLIEALKTPVAWIALLSGIAVALLAKGGVHLLATSPQITAALVLGTVLSVAVFKGVAVGPLIGAGIAYLFIWIVELVK, encoded by the coding sequence ATGAGTGAATCAACAATTTTTCTTTTGGTTTTATTATTAATTGGTGTGATAGCTAAAAATAACTCTTTAATTATTTCAATTATAGTATTGTTAGTACTAAAATATACTCCTTTAGGGGCACGAGTATTTCCTTATATGCAATCAAAAGGTATTAATTTAGGAGTAACGATTATTACGATTGCTGTTTTAGTGCCGATTGCAACTGGTGAAATCGGTTTTAAACAATTGATCGAAGCATTAAAAACTCCTGTTGCATGGATTGCATTGCTTTCTGGTATCGCTGTCGCATTACTTGCAAAAGGAGGAGTTCATTTACTAGCAACTAGTCCACAAATAACAGCTGCGTTAGTGCTAGGTACTGTGTTGTCTGTAGCCGTGTTTAAAGGGGTTGCAGTAGGCCCGTTAATAGGCGCTGGAATCGCATATCTATTCATTTGGATTGTAGAATTAGTTAAGTAA
- the citZ gene encoding citrate synthase — MTVKSGLEGVVAATTSISSIIDDTLTYVGIGIDELAEYASFEEVVYLLWQRKLPNKDQLKELSSQLAENAELPEEVITYLKSTNLKNVHPMTVLRTVISMLALYDKNAEAMDSDSNYLKAIQLQAKISTFVAAFSRIRQGLEPVAPNKDLSFSANFLYMLTGDKPNAIAEEAINKALVLHADHELNASTFTARVCVATLSDIYSGITAAIGALKGPLHGGANESVMKMLAEIGEIENVEAYIQEKMDAKSKIMGFGHRVYRGGDPRAKHLKEMSRQLGAITGELKWYTMSEKIEEIVTTQKNIPPNVDFYSASVYHSLGIEHDLFTPIFAISRMSGWTAHILEQYENNRIIRPRADYTGPEKNSYIPIEERA; from the coding sequence ATGACAGTTAAAAGTGGTTTAGAGGGTGTTGTAGCAGCTACGACTTCTATAAGTTCTATTATTGATGATACATTAACGTATGTAGGTATTGGGATTGATGAATTAGCAGAATATGCGAGTTTTGAAGAAGTAGTATATTTATTATGGCAACGCAAATTACCAAATAAGGATCAACTTAAAGAACTATCTTCTCAATTAGCAGAAAATGCTGAATTACCAGAAGAAGTTATTACTTACTTAAAATCAACTAACTTAAAAAATGTACATCCTATGACGGTCCTTCGCACAGTTATTTCAATGCTTGCATTGTACGATAAAAATGCGGAAGCAATGGACTCTGATTCAAATTATCTAAAAGCAATCCAGCTTCAAGCTAAAATTTCGACTTTTGTGGCAGCGTTTTCTCGTATTCGTCAGGGGCTTGAGCCAGTTGCTCCTAATAAAGATTTATCATTCTCAGCTAACTTCTTATACATGCTGACAGGTGATAAACCGAATGCAATTGCAGAAGAAGCAATTAATAAGGCTTTAGTACTACATGCTGACCATGAATTAAATGCATCAACTTTTACTGCACGCGTTTGCGTAGCTACATTATCTGATATTTACTCAGGAATTACAGCTGCGATCGGTGCTTTAAAAGGTCCGTTACACGGTGGTGCAAATGAAAGCGTTATGAAAATGCTAGCCGAAATCGGTGAGATTGAAAATGTTGAAGCTTACATTCAAGAGAAGATGGATGCTAAATCTAAAATTATGGGATTCGGACATCGCGTTTACCGTGGTGGGGACCCACGTGCGAAACATTTAAAAGAAATGTCTCGTCAATTAGGTGCAATTACTGGAGAATTAAAATGGTACACAATGTCTGAAAAAATTGAAGAGATTGTTACAACTCAAAAAAATATTCCGCCAAATGTTGATTTCTACTCTGCATCTGTATATCACAGCTTAGGAATTGAACATGATTTATTTACACCAATCTTTGCTATTAGCCGTATGTCTGGTTGGACTGCGCACATTTTAGAGCAATACGAAAATAATCGTATTATTCGTCCACGCGCAGATTATACAGGACCAGAGAAAAACTCTTACATTCCAATTGAAGAGCGTGCATAA
- the icd gene encoding NADP-dependent isocitrate dehydrogenase produces MQAEKITLLDGKLNVPNNPIIPFIEGDGTGPDIWAASSRVLDAAVEKAYNGTRKIEWKEVLAGEKAFNATGEWLPQETLNVIEEYMIAIKGPLTTPVGGGIRSLNVALRQELDLFVCLRPVRYFEGVPSPVKRPEDTDMVIFRENTEDIYAGIEYEKGSEAVQKVLEFLQKEMGVNKIRFPETSGIGIKPISEEGTKRLVRAAINYAIQENRKSLTLVHKGNIMKFTEGAFKNWGYEVAEQEFGDKVFTWSEYDRIVETSGKDAADKAMDDAEKAGKILVKDSIADIFLQQILTRPREFDVVATMNLNGDYISDALAAQVGGIGIAPGANINYETGHAIFEATHGTAPKYAGLDKVNPSSVVLSGVLMLEHMGWNEAASMILSSMEKTIASKVVTYDFARLMDGATEVKCSEFASELISNMESVLV; encoded by the coding sequence ATGCAAGCTGAAAAAATTACTTTATTAGACGGCAAATTAAACGTGCCAAACAATCCAATCATTCCTTTTATTGAAGGCGACGGAACAGGTCCAGATATTTGGGCAGCATCTTCACGTGTATTAGATGCAGCTGTAGAAAAAGCATATAATGGTACTCGTAAAATTGAATGGAAAGAAGTTCTTGCTGGAGAAAAAGCATTTAACGCAACTGGTGAGTGGTTACCTCAAGAAACTTTAAATGTAATTGAAGAATACATGATCGCAATCAAAGGACCTTTAACAACACCAGTTGGTGGCGGAATTCGTTCTTTAAACGTAGCATTACGTCAAGAATTAGATTTATTCGTATGCTTACGTCCAGTACGTTACTTTGAAGGTGTACCTTCACCAGTTAAACGTCCAGAAGATACAGACATGGTAATCTTCCGTGAAAACACTGAAGATATCTATGCTGGTATCGAGTATGAAAAAGGTTCTGAAGCAGTACAAAAAGTATTAGAATTCTTACAAAAAGAAATGGGAGTAAATAAAATCCGCTTCCCAGAAACATCTGGTATCGGTATTAAACCAATTTCTGAAGAAGGTACAAAACGTCTTGTGCGCGCTGCTATTAATTATGCAATCCAAGAAAACCGTAAATCATTAACTTTAGTTCATAAAGGTAACATCATGAAATTCACTGAAGGTGCATTTAAGAACTGGGGATATGAAGTTGCTGAACAAGAGTTCGGTGATAAAGTATTTACTTGGTCAGAATACGATCGCATTGTAGAAACAAGCGGTAAAGATGCTGCTGATAAAGCAATGGATGATGCTGAAAAAGCTGGCAAAATCTTAGTAAAAGACAGCATTGCTGATATCTTCTTACAACAAATCTTAACTAGACCACGTGAGTTTGATGTAGTAGCTACAATGAACTTAAATGGTGACTATATTTCTGATGCACTTGCTGCTCAAGTTGGTGGAATTGGTATCGCTCCTGGAGCAAATATCAACTACGAAACTGGACATGCTATTTTTGAAGCTACTCATGGTACAGCACCTAAATACGCTGGATTAGATAAAGTTAACCCATCTTCAGTTGTTCTTTCTGGAGTATTAATGCTTGAGCATATGGGCTGGAATGAAGCAGCTTCTATGATTTTAAGTTCAATGGAAAAAACAATTGCTTCAAAAGTTGTTACTTATGACTTTGCTCGTCTAATGGATGGGGCTACTGAAGTGAAATGTTCAGAATTTGCAAGCGAATTAATTTCTAATATGGAATCAGTTCTTGTATAA